In Thermocladium sp. ECH_B, the following proteins share a genomic window:
- a CDS encoding hydroxyacid dehydrogenase: protein MSRKIASTITLPRDAENYLSEHGFEVSGIDDDSLKDAEALLCWCMGDFDLGSHIDEARNLRVIQTFSAGVDHLPFNKIPPNVVVLSNAGAYSKPVAEFAWSLVLTLAKGLNNTTPDRVKYITSPYSKPYLIHGKTLLVLGTRGIGGEAARIGKEGFNMAVIGINRSGSPAPYIDEVHTTNDAPALAGKADVIIVSLPLTRFTRGLINRAFLENMKDESILVNVGRGETIDEEDLYHVLERRPGIRFGTDVWWSYGAGESVMKPRTNLLSLPNVLGTPHIAGGATYSEEVNREVVMSAVRNLVNYLRNGKAQNLVNREEYIG from the coding sequence ATGAGCCGAAAAATAGCGAGCACAATCACATTACCAAGGGATGCGGAGAATTACCTAAGTGAGCATGGGTTCGAAGTTTCAGGTATAGATGATGATTCGCTTAAGGATGCGGAGGCACTGCTTTGTTGGTGCATGGGCGACTTTGACTTGGGATCCCATATAGATGAGGCGCGGAACCTCAGGGTTATCCAGACCTTCTCTGCGGGGGTTGATCACTTGCCATTCAATAAGATTCCGCCTAACGTGGTAGTGCTGAGCAATGCGGGGGCCTACTCGAAGCCCGTGGCGGAATTCGCATGGAGCTTGGTTCTCACACTAGCCAAGGGCCTCAATAATACAACGCCCGATAGGGTCAAGTATATTACTAGTCCTTACTCAAAACCATACCTAATACATGGAAAAACCCTTCTAGTGCTCGGCACTAGGGGGATAGGCGGGGAAGCGGCTCGCATAGGTAAGGAGGGATTCAATATGGCGGTTATCGGCATTAATAGGAGTGGATCGCCGGCGCCATATATTGATGAAGTGCATACAACCAATGATGCCCCAGCATTGGCGGGTAAGGCTGATGTAATAATAGTGTCGCTCCCATTAACCCGCTTCACGAGAGGCTTAATAAATAGGGCTTTCCTGGAGAACATGAAGGACGAGTCTATACTAGTCAATGTTGGCAGAGGAGAAACAATAGATGAGGAGGACTTGTACCACGTGCTTGAGAGGAGGCCCGGAATTAGATTCGGCACAGATGTTTGGTGGAGCTATGGGGCTGGAGAAAGCGTGATGAAGCCGCGCACCAACTTATTATCGCTACCCAATGTGCTGGGGACTCCCCACATAGCTGGTGGAGCAACCTATAGCGAGGAAGTGAATAGGGAGGTAGTGATGAGCGCCGTGAGGAATCTAGTGAATTACTTGAGGAACGGCAAGGCCCAAAACTTGGTTAATCGTGAGGAATATATTGGATAA